A section of the Halopiger aswanensis genome encodes:
- a CDS encoding 30S ribosomal protein S27ae, with protein MARYELYNDDGSTDREQCPRCGDSFLADHGDRKHCGKCSYTEWE; from the coding sequence ATGGCGCGCTACGAACTCTACAACGACGACGGCAGCACGGACCGCGAGCAGTGCCCCCGATGCGGTGACTCCTTCCTCGCCGACCACGGCGACCGGAAGCACTGCGGGAAGTGCAGCTACACCGAGTGGGAATAA
- a CDS encoding 30S ribosomal protein S24e, with protein sequence MDVDIVSEADNPMLHRTDVTFELTHEDATPERLQVRDSLAAKLNKDADEVVIRNLNTKFGMRKTVGEAKVYESADFAREVEQDHMLERNKIGVEEEADAEAEEA encoded by the coding sequence ATGGACGTCGACATCGTTTCCGAAGCAGACAACCCCATGTTGCACCGTACCGACGTGACCTTCGAGCTAACCCACGAGGACGCCACGCCCGAGCGCCTACAGGTTCGCGACAGCCTCGCGGCGAAGCTGAACAAGGACGCCGACGAGGTCGTCATCCGGAACCTCAACACGAAGTTCGGCATGCGAAAGACCGTCGGCGAGGCCAAGGTCTACGAGTCCGCGGACTTCGCCCGCGAGGTCGAGCAGGACCACATGCTCGAGCGCAACAAGATCGGCGTCGAGGAAGAGGCGGACGCTGAAGCGGAGGAAGCATAA
- a CDS encoding WD40/YVTN/BNR-like repeat-containing protein, producing the protein MATAYVALRDRLLVCRGSGPDTDDWIAESTLEGRALECVAASPDAPERVFVGTFEDGLHRSTDGGETFERLETDFVSQAVMSLAISPHDPDVVYAGTEPSRVYRSADGGDSWTHLEGLTDLPSESEWYFPPRPHTHHTRWLAVDPFDPDRLYVGIEAGAFVYSEDGGETWHERPDGSRRDNHSLATHPAREGRVYSAAGDGYAESDDGGESWRRPQAGLEHTYCWSVVPHPGDPDRVLVSSARGASAAHTAERAESYVYRRDDGGEWHRLDDRGIPMGNGVVRAVFDAPALGTDETADAEGVVYGVNNQELFVTTNFGDRWRPVGIDWDDALEAQAPRGLVVVEE; encoded by the coding sequence TCGCCGAATCGACCCTCGAGGGTCGCGCTCTCGAGTGCGTCGCAGCCTCTCCCGACGCACCGGAACGTGTCTTCGTCGGCACCTTCGAGGACGGCCTCCACCGATCGACCGACGGCGGCGAGACGTTCGAGCGCCTCGAGACGGACTTCGTCAGCCAAGCGGTGATGTCGCTGGCGATCAGCCCGCACGACCCCGACGTCGTCTACGCCGGCACCGAACCGAGCCGCGTCTACCGCAGCGCGGACGGCGGCGACTCGTGGACGCACCTCGAGGGCTTGACCGACCTCCCCTCCGAGTCGGAGTGGTACTTTCCGCCGCGGCCGCACACCCACCACACCCGCTGGCTCGCGGTCGACCCGTTCGATCCCGACCGGCTCTACGTGGGGATCGAAGCGGGTGCATTCGTCTACAGCGAGGACGGCGGCGAGACGTGGCACGAACGCCCCGACGGCTCGCGGCGGGACAACCACAGTCTGGCGACCCACCCGGCCCGCGAGGGGCGGGTCTACTCGGCGGCCGGCGACGGCTACGCCGAGAGCGACGACGGCGGCGAGTCCTGGCGGCGGCCACAAGCGGGGCTCGAGCACACCTACTGCTGGAGCGTCGTGCCCCATCCCGGCGATCCGGATCGGGTACTCGTCTCGAGTGCGAGGGGCGCCTCGGCGGCTCACACGGCCGAACGGGCCGAGTCGTACGTCTACCGCCGAGACGATGGCGGCGAGTGGCACCGTCTCGACGACCGCGGGATTCCGATGGGCAACGGGGTCGTCCGCGCCGTGTTCGATGCCCCTGCACTCGGCACGGACGAGACGGCCGACGCTGAGGGCGTCGTCTACGGCGTCAACAATCAGGAGCTGTTCGTCACCACGAATTTCGGGGATCGCTGGCGCCCCGTCGGCATCGACTGGGACGATGCGCTCGAGGCGCAGGCGCCGCGCGGACTCGTCGTCGTGGAAGAATAG